The sequence below is a genomic window from Variovorax paradoxus B4.
CCTCCGCTGTTGCTACCGTTCGAGGATTTCTCGGTGTTCGGCATGCCGAACACCGAGATATAGAGTTGGACAGAGAGGTGAATTCGGCACGCAGCGAATTCGCGGGGGAACCATCGAATGGGCATTCGCATCGCCCCCGCAGCGCGGCTGTGCCGCTCAGAACAGCCTACTCTCGCAGCGTGAACACCACCGACAGATAAGAGACCGGCTGGGTCTGAATGGCCTCGATCCCATGGAGTGCGGTCGCATCGAACAGCAGCGAGTCACCTGCCCTCACAGCAACCGACTTCGCGCCAAGCGGTAGGTGACCTTCCCGGACAGAAAGTACAGGACTTTCAGGCCCGGATGCTGGAAGGTCACATAGGGATCTGCGCCGGGCAGCAGCGTGACCAGGTACGGCTCGACGAACAGGTTACCCGACAGCAGATGGCCCAACAGCTCGTAGCGGTAGTCCGCCACCGCCCCGATGCGATAGACCAAGACACCATGTCCTGCCGCACATGGCAAAAGTCAGTGCGCCGCGCCTGATCACTGAAGAAGCGTGGGGTCGGCACATGCAGGCCCTGCGCGAGGCGCTCCAACGGCCGATGGCGGCTAACCGCGCTTACGCGAAATCTCGCCCCAGTACTCGTGGTCCCGATAGTCCAGGTTGTCCGCGAGGTACTGGAGTTGAGTAATCGCAGGTGCGAAATCGGCACGCCACTGTTCTCTTTGGACGGATAAAAGATCAGGCGCCTCTTCCACAATCCGCCGCAGCCGGCTCGGAAACTCGTGAAGCTCCCAGGAGCCAAGCCCTTTCTGCGCGCCAAGTTGAAACTCGCGGAGAGCTTGGCTGCGACGCACAAGGTCTGCACAGTCATCTCCTTGGAGCTTGGCTGCGTCTTCCCCCATCTGTCGAATACGACTTTCGAACGTGCTCTGCATGTCCCGAAGTTTCGTAGAGAACATGTCAATGGCTGCGTATCGGGCCCAGAATTCGAGTGCCGTGCGAACGGTCTGTGGTTTACTTGACGCGTCCGCAAATAGCTTCTTCACGTCTCGCGAAACCTTATAGGAGTTGTCCATGCTGGTAGCGCTGCCGTGCCGGCCGCCAGCACTGACCATCCGCAGGAGATTTGTTCCGGTGAATTCCGCGAGATCCCGCAATTGCGCGAGAGCATGTTCCGCTTTGTCAACTTGGAACTTCAGTTCTTTGGTCTTGGCCTCCATGCCAAGGCCTTTCAGCGACTCGAAGCGGTGGATGGTCGCAGCGAACAGGAGCACCAAACCTCCTCCGAGCCCCGTAGCGGCCAGTCCGGCATTTCCTTCCCAGACGTACCAGATGCCAAGTGCCGCCGCTGCCAAGCCTGCCAGAGTAAATGTGCCGTCCACGATGATGGCCTGAATGGTGCGAGCCGCTTTTTCGTCCATCTCTCTCTCCTTTTCCCAGAGCGTATCTCATGGCTTTGATAGCCGAAGCCGGCTCACCAATCGGTTGTCTGCCATGACCTCAGCAATGTGCTTTGCTGTCGGCTCAACCCAGTAGGTTCGGCCTATCTTCAATGGCGCCGGCACAATCCGCCCGCTACGCGCCCAGGCCCTGAGTGTGTTTTCGGTCGGCGCAGGATCGAACTGCTGGGCAGCCCACGCAGGTAATGTAATTTTGCGAGGCATTCCAAGGGCTCCTTGATCGAGATCATCGGGCCGATCCTGCCGCATGAGCTTTCGACAAGGCAAGGCGCGTCCACGGGCGGCTCAGCTTGAAATCCTGGGAGCGGTGCGAAGCCTTGGGGCACGTGGCATTGCCGAACGCTTGGCCGCTCAATAATCCAGCCGTTTGACGGCTACTGTTGGGCGCACATCACTCGCAGTCAGTCGTCACGACACAGCCGTGGGCAACTTTCTCACAGGTCCGGTGAACAATGGAGGGTGATTGCCTCCGAGTGCAGGGCCAAAGTGACGGGGTATGCCACCGAATTGCTAGCAGCTACTAGCCACTTGGGCGAGAACCGCAGGAATTTCGACCGGCCCGAGGCGACCGCGGCTGCAGATGCCGGCGCATCAACGGTCATGCGCACGACCGGTAATTCTGCGAGCGGCGCATCCCGCGGTGGCCAAGCCCCAGCAGCGCACTCCCTGCTACGAAGGAACACTTCCCCAGATGGTGGATTGAAGGGGGAAAAAGCCGGCGACCCCTATCGCTCGGCTCGATGACGCTACGCCAACTGCGTGAGCTTCCAGGTAACCGCCTTGTTGTTATGCGGTGGCATCACATTTCCTTTGGCAATAGGGGCTGTGGTCGATGGCGAATCCATTGATTGCCAAATTCCGCTCTCCGGGCAATGTTCGCCGGTCTTGGCCGTGGTTCCAACTCCTGCCATAAGCATCTCCTCTTGGTGGCGCAGCCAGATTGACTGCAGGCGCAGTGTGAGGCGCTTGACCAATCCAATGCACATGCGATGCCACGAAGCCCGGGAATGTCCCCATATAAAAATCGCTTGTTAACGTGGAGTGAGAACTATCGAGGTCGCATGATTATGGTAGTTGACAGGGAGGCATGCTTCGGCGCAGAGGATTCATGCGACGCGCAGCAGCGTCCGGTTAATTCCCGCCCTCATGGCCGCACAAGGACTTTGCCCTCGGAGTTTCGACGTCGTCCCGCGACCGCCGCGTCCAGGCTACCGAACCCGAAAATTCATTCTGCTCGCACAGCGAGCCCACACGGCCGTTGCATGCATTTCCTCACGGCTCCATCAAACAGAAGACCTCCGCTGTTACTACCGTTCGAGATTTTCTCAATGTTCGGCATGCCGAACACCGAGAAATAGAGCCGGACAGAGAGGCGAATTCGGCACCTAGCGAATTCGGGGGAACTGTCGAATGGGCATCCGCGTCCCCCGCTGCGCGCCAGGGCCGCCAAGAACAGCCTACTCTCGCAGCGTGAACACCACTGACAGGTAAGAGACCGGCTGGGTCTGAATGGCCTCGATCCCATGGAGTGCGGTCGCATCGAACAGCAGCGAATCACCTGCCCTCACCTCCGCGGTCCTGCCGCCATAGCGATAGCTGACCTCCCCGGACAGGAAGTACAGGAACTTGAGGCCCGGATGCTGGAAGGTCACATAGGGATCGGCACCGGGCAGCAATGTGACCAGGTACGGCTCCACAAACAGGTTACCCGACAGCAGATGGCCCAGCAGCTCGTAGCGGTAGTCCGCCACGGCGCCGATGCGATCGACCAAGACACCATGTCCTGCGCGCACATGGCAAAAGTCAGTGCGCCGCGCCTGGTCCCCGAAGAACCGCGACGTCGGCACGCCCAAACCATTCGAGAGACGCTCCAGGGTCTCCACCGAAGGCGAGACCAGACCGCGCTCGATGCGCGACAGCATCGAGGAAGAAATCCCCGAGGTCTTCGCCAGTTTCCCGCCGGACACCTCGGCCGCCATGCGCAGCGCCCTCACCTGCGCGCCGATGCGGGCGGCGGACAGGCTGCGCACGACAGGTGCGGGTTGCCGCGGTCGGGCTCGCGTGACCGAGACCGGCAACCGCAGGGGTCGGGCCATTGGCAGAGGCGAAGCGACTTGTCGACGCGTCATTTGAACTCGTTGGCAGCGGTAAAGCTGGGAAGCTTGGCAACTGAGGCAACCGGCACGAGAAGCGATTCATTCAAGGCTTAAAGCGCGGCGGTGCAACTCATTATGTACCATACAAGCGGGTGCATAAAGAAGTCCATGCAGCGAGATTCGTTGCATGCGATCAACGCAGGATCCCGCACTACTGAAAGCCTTTGCGGCCGAGCTGAAGGCTCGGCGGGCAGTGCGCGGGTTCAATCAGGAAGAGCTCGGTTTTGCGTCGGGCCTGAATCGCACATTCATTGCCAAATTGGAGACGGCCACTACCAGCCCTTCATTGACCAGTCTCATCTTCTTGTGCAATGGACTTCAAGTAGATCCGGCAGAGCTCATGACCTCCTTGATGAAGCGCTACAAGAAAGAGCTGCGGACTAAGTCGGCGGCCGAGTAGGAGATCTCGCCGATCATCCAGGGCAATCGCTCCTCTGATTGAAGCCATCTCTGTAGATGCCGCTGACGGCTCCGAAGTCAGAGCGCGTCGGCGTTCTGCCCCAAGACACGCTCAGCAGGCAAGCCGCAAAAGGGACAAGGCTTTTCAGTCATTGAAGATCACCCAACCAAACGCCGGAACGACGCTCGATAGTCAATGGGTTCCAGATGAACCTGGTCCGCCAGGCTGCCCTTGAGGATGTAGAGCTTCGGCTCCTCGCGGAACTGAAACACACGATAGAGATGAAACGCCTCTTCGGCTTCTGCGGCGAAGTCCAACTCATTGCGGCTGATGATGAAGGAGGAGGCGTGGCCACCGTTGGTGGTCTTGACCTCGATGAAGCGATGCTCGCCGGGCCGCTCATGCGAAAGGATGTCGTAGCCGATCCCGTCACCGAGACGGTCCGAAACCCAGTCCAACTGCTGGAACAGTTCCGGATGCCCCGCGTCTGCGAGCCGCCGCTGTTCGAACCCGATGACCCACTGTTCGCCGGCACGGCCAAGATTTCGATTCGCTTCGTCGCGCTGAGCCCAGTTCGTTTTGCGCGGGAACCTCACTTTGGGCCCTCGCCCGGCCACCTCCACCACGGTCTCAAGGTTCGGAGGTCCCACCAAGGAGGCGTGAAAAACCTGCTGGCCCGGCGTCTTGATCTCCTCCATCGCATCGACAACCTGGGACACCAGACCCGGTTGATCCACGACGAATTGCTGGACCGCCTGCCGCAACAGGAGTTGCGCGTTGCTACGAGGCTTGTAGCCGCGGACAAAGGGCAGGTCGAGGTCGTGCAAGACGGCGCTGATGTTCTGGTACTTCAGCTCAACCGAACCTTTGCTACGCCCGCGCAAATGCTGGCGAAGCTCCGCATTGAACTCCGTCTTGGTGTAGCGCTGCTGCGCCGCTTCCAGACGGAGCATCTCGAAATAAGAAGTGACCGTGGCCTGCACCTCGTCCGAGGTCCAGTCCTCGCCGATGCGCACGACCTCGAAGCCGAGGCGCTGCAGCTTGGGAACGACCGTGGCCTCACCGCCGGAAAAGTCCGCAGGTTTAAGCGGGCCCTCGTCGGGAAATTGATGGCCGAAAGCGGCTCCCACGATGGCTTTGGAATCGCACAACTGTCCGGTCTTCCCATCGCGAACCAGAAAATCGCGCGACTTTCCAAACCCGTATCGCGCCAGAAACGCCGTCCGACCGACGCGGGAAAACTCGTCCAGTGCGGCTTGAATGGCAGCGGGACTTTGGAGGCGCGAAAGTTCAACAGCCATCAGCGTTTGGGAAGAGCCGCCTCAGCGGGATAAATACCGACCGACCAAGATGGCCACGTGGCAGACATTCCTGCCAACGTGGAAGCAACACTTATGTTACAACGTCTTACTCTCACCTGCTGCTGATCGCTGGCCTTCATTGGAAACGCCCGTCCTCGACTCTTTGCATGCACGTGCTCGGCGCATCGCTGCCGAGGGTCGAATAGTTTCCGTCGACGTGGAGGCCCATCCCGAGAAGGGCGACCAGATCTTTGCTGTCGGCGCAGTCCGATCTGACGGCACG
It includes:
- a CDS encoding excisionase is translated as MRQDRPDDLDQGALGMPRKITLPAWAAQQFDPAPTENTLRAWARSGRIVPAPLKIGRTYWVEPTAKHIAEVMADNRLVSRLRLSKP
- a CDS encoding helix-turn-helix domain-containing protein, translating into MRSLSAARIGAQVRALRMAAEVSGGKLAKTSGISSSMLSRIERGLVSPSVETLERLSNGLGVPTSRFFGDQARRTDFCHVRAGHGVLVDRIGAVADYRYELLGHLLSGNLFVEPYLVTLLPGADPYVTFQHPGLKFLYFLSGEVSYRYGGRTAEVRAGDSLLFDATALHGIEAIQTQPVSYLSVVFTLRE
- a CDS encoding helix-turn-helix domain-containing protein — its product is MRSTQDPALLKAFAAELKARRAVRGFNQEELGFASGLNRTFIAKLETATTSPSLTSLIFLCNGLQVDPAELMTSLMKRYKKELRTKSAAE
- a CDS encoding DUF3883 domain-containing protein, whose product is MAVELSRLQSPAAIQAALDEFSRVGRTAFLARYGFGKSRDFLVRDGKTGQLCDSKAIVGAAFGHQFPDEGPLKPADFSGGEATVVPKLQRLGFEVVRIGEDWTSDEVQATVTSYFEMLRLEAAQQRYTKTEFNAELRQHLRGRSKGSVELKYQNISAVLHDLDLPFVRGYKPRSNAQLLLRQAVQQFVVDQPGLVSQVVDAMEEIKTPGQQVFHASLVGPPNLETVVEVAGRGPKVRFPRKTNWAQRDEANRNLGRAGEQWVIGFEQRRLADAGHPELFQQLDWVSDRLGDGIGYDILSHERPGEHRFIEVKTTNGGHASSFIISRNELDFAAEAEEAFHLYRVFQFREEPKLYILKGSLADQVHLEPIDYRASFRRLVG